TTTTTTTTATATTCATCTTTTTTCCTTTCCTTTTCTAATTCTTGGATCAATTATGTTATAAATTATATCAATAATAAAATTTATTAAGATAACAGAAAAACTTATATAAAGAACTATACCTTGAACAAGAGGATAATCTTTACGATTAATACCTTCCATTAAAAGTGTTCCTAATCCAGGAAGAGCAAAAACATTTTCAATTACAATAGTTCCAGTAATAAGATAGATCGTAATCATTCCTATAATTGTAATAACACTAATTAAAGAGTTTCTTAAAATATGCCTTTTATAAATTTCGCTTTGGTTTAACCCCTTACTTCGAGCCACTCTAACGTAATCTTTTGAACTTTCTTCAATCATACTATTGCAAAGATAGTGACTAACTAATGGGACTTTACTAATACTTAAAGTCAAAATAGGAAGAATTAAAGATTTTATAGAAGTAATAGGGTATCTATTCCAATTTATAGTTCCTAAAGTTGGAAGAAGTTTTAATTTTAAAGAAAATATATAGATTAAAACTATAGCTATCCAAAATGCTGGAATAGAAAATCCAATTTGAGAAAAAACTTTTATGAATTTAAAAGCTTTTCTTTTATGATTTTTAGCTAAAATAGTTCCTAAAGGAATAGAAACGACTATTACAATTATTAATGTAGTAATAGTAATTATAAAGGTAGTGAGAAACCTAGATTTTATTAGCTCTAATACTGTATAACTAGAATAAGAGAATGATTTACCTAGGTTTCCATTTATAACTTGAAAGCACCATTTGAAAAATCTTGTATATAAAGGTGCATTTAATCCAAACTCATCTCTTAACCGAGCTTCTAATAACGGATCACTTTCAACTCCTAATCTAGCTAAAACAGGATCTCCAGGCAAAGATTCAAAAAGTAAAAAAATAATTAAAGAAACTATAAATATAGTTATAAAAGATGAAAAAATCTTTTTTAAATAGTTCAAAATTTTCACCTACTTATTATTATTTTTTAATTTTATAGTTGAAACATCTATGAAAGCAAAAGGATAAGTTTTATATCCTGTGTATTTAGAAGAAAGAGCTACAGAAACCCCTTGATCTATTAAATAAACTGATGCAATATCTTTATTTAGTAAAATTTGAATTTTTTTATAGATATCAATTTTTTTCTGTTCATCATAAGTTTGTGCTGCTTCTTTTAAAAGGTTATCAACCTCTTCATTTGAATAACTACTCATATTTGATGAATAATTTGTTTCATATCTTTGAAGAATCCTTTGTGGGTCTGGATAACCAGCAACTCTTAAAAGAGCAGCTTCGTATTTATGTCCCTTATAAACTTCAGGAAGATATTGTCCCCATGGGATAGGGTTGATTGTTATATCAATACCAACTTTAGCTAAATCTTCTTTAATAAAGAGAGCTAAGTCATTTTCAAAAGTATTTTCAGAAATAGTAGTTAAAGTAAAATTAAGAGCAGAGTACCCAGATTCTCTTAATAGTTCCTTAGCTTTTTCTGGATTATATGGATAACTTTTTTTAACGCTATTCTCATAGATCTCTTTTAA
This genomic window from Cetobacterium sp. NK01 contains:
- a CDS encoding ABC transporter permease encodes the protein MNYLKKIFSSFITIFIVSLIIFLLFESLPGDPVLARLGVESDPLLEARLRDEFGLNAPLYTRFFKWCFQVINGNLGKSFSYSSYTVLELIKSRFLTTFIITITTLIIVIVVSIPLGTILAKNHKRKAFKFIKVFSQIGFSIPAFWIAIVLIYIFSLKLKLLPTLGTINWNRYPITSIKSLILPILTLSISKVPLVSHYLCNSMIEESSKDYVRVARSKGLNQSEIYKRHILRNSLISVITIIGMITIYLITGTIVIENVFALPGLGTLLMEGINRKDYPLVQGIVLYISFSVILINFIIDIIYNIIDPRIRKGKEKR